TCGACCAGCTGTGTGAGGCTgactatatttttattttaatctttaatttATCAGTGTTATTTCTCAGCTGCTGACCCTCTAGAGTTTAGAGGGAAGggacagacattttttaaatattactttcttatttaaaagtgttgtctgtgttgctgCAAAGGAAGATGTAAAGAAGTGAACAGCATAACCAACCTCTCAGTCctcaacacaaaacacaaataaaatatgtgtattttatGTTACAACAATAATATTGGGCaggaaaatatcatgatataacatTCTGGATATCGTCCAAGCTTCACACCAACAAGTATTTATCAAGGTTGACtgtattttaaagtaatatttaaatattcagccaCTATATGTGTTATTCCATCTTCCCCTTCCATTGCATTCTCgtcaaaacacagctgttgtttGCATCATCTGCGAATCATCtgttatggttgtttttttgttttacaactgCCAGCGACACAAAAATAATTTGTGAAaggataataaataaaactaatgaacTAATCTGACTCGGGCTCAGATTCTGAGCAAACAAACggaaaaagtaacaaaaaaaagagcagtGAAAATACAATTTACTGTCAGTTCAGGTGCTTCAGAGGGAGTTGAATTCCAGTGACATAACAAAGTACTGAACTTTGTTTTAAAGGACAAAAGCTGATCCAGTGTAAGATAATTGATTGTATAACCATTAGCCATCGGCACACCTTTGAAACTAGAATCACACAGGTATGTCGGCTACACTGCTTTCATGTCTGCTGTTATTATAGTTCAGAGTTGCTCCACAGGGCAACATTTCACACTCACACTACCTGCGTGACCCGGGAGCAGCTTGTGGCTTCTGTGGGCTGTTATaacattaaaggaacaattcacccAACATGTCAACATCATAAGAGCACTTACCACAGGCCACTTTAGAGTCGGGGTCTTGGCTCAGGTATGCGTCCAGGACAGCATCACTGATCTGATCACACATTTTATCTGcgaacacaaagacagaagataaagatctttattgacttaTTCTTTActgcccaaacaaactaaacaaacagagtctctttgtttacatgactgaataaactgaataaacaaactgaccttaaaggacaacacaatttatcctgttttactttgttcatatgtggcggaccctgccaccttcctagcttcaaacagtgttctgggaccttattttcctctgagagcagcttgtttattcactaatggagcaaatacatatttctgagtttgtgttattccctcgttaatattgtaaaatataaaaattgagagtttgaatttcttccctaaaactacacagagctcctttaagtAAAATATCTGTTTACTTCTTCCACTATTGATTATAACGGTCTCAACATGTCCACACATGTCCACTCAGTACACAGTTAAACATGAGTCACAGGTGTATTCACCTACATTTTGACTACTATAAATCTGACTATAGTATAAATATATGCTTTTATCTGCAATTTGACTAAATAATCACTTAGGAAATAATATCTATGAACatttgagaagaagaagaacattttgACTTAAATGTATTGACCAAAAATAACTTACTGACATGTGaaaaactttataataaccatcattaataaatggtacattaatagttaattatataaacttaaaaacatcagttgcttCTCATCCACATGTTAATGAATGAACAGTATTTACAAAGCAGTTCAGTAAAGTttgattaactataaatttgccattttttagtatttagtttatttttaatgatgtgACAGATACTATAAAGTGTTACTAAATATAAATCTTAAGATATTAAAGAGCCAGACAGGTACCGAGGACTGGACCTCAGTGTCGGCGTGCGGATGGGCTCAGTACCGGAGTGTCCCTCTCCGACCGACTCGGACGTGAACAGGAAGCTCTTCCCGCTGCGGGCTCCGCTCGGGTTCATCTTCAGCTCGGGACGCACAACTGGACTTCAAGTGGATAAAAGTGAGCTGAACCGAACGTGTCGAGCTGCGAAGTGGACCCGGACTCCTGATGTCCGCCGAGTCCGACCGTAGAAATCAATGATTAACTCGGTGGGCTGAGCTGAGAGGAGCCGGCGAGGCGACGCTTCAAAACTGCGGGAAGCGGCGGATGTTTCGTGTTTTAATCAGGACGAATAATTATAAAAGTAATTATAAAAGTACGACTTTTACACTCGTGTGTGTTTCTCGGTGGACTTCGCCGCGTAAAAAGGCTGTTTGCGGGCTCCAGGAGGACGTTTCCATGCGGGAGTCCTTCAGGCAGCAGCCGGGGCAGCCTCAAGATGTCGCTGTTATGACGCGGCACGGGACGTGAGAGCGTAACATTAAAGGGTGACTCCGCCGATTTTatgcattaaagtgtgttaacagggtCTTTAAAAATGCCACTGCACGCGTGGGGGAAGTAGTATacagctttttgtggctccagaggaagctgcgtgtaatctgacactgcctccagtgatgtcactcagtggctgagttgcattgtgggtaatgtaggcgccgtttttgtttttttttgacagttcGGACAATGAAACGATGAAAATGGATAAAGCAGACGCAGAGATGTCACCTTTTTTAGACCTTGTCCTCACGTACACgggtctttttttaaagaaaacgcATTCGGTTTCACGCCAAACCAACAGGTGGCGATATCACCTCTACCGTAAGGCCACGATGGCCAATCAGAAGCCTGACAAACAAAGGTGACAAGccaaaataaacagtttttctgtctacacataaacactgaaaacgcAAGAGTTTTCCTAAAGCTACGTGACCTGAAAAGTCGTTTACGTGTGTATGGAAAGGCCAGAACGCATAGATAAAGCTTCATTtcagcctacattacccacaatgcaacacgAGCCAAAGTCACGCCCCCTCTGATGGACCACCACGGGACCCTATTTGATAAAAACTTTGTctggtagtgaatgaagagacaagtaatttattgatcctgtttgaattgtgtcatgaatcacacatgtgatgtttgtcagtttaaaacacaataaatgagCCGTGGAGACATtttccatgtgtgtttgtgtcgggCAAAACTGGGCGTTTTCGCAGGAAAGCTGTTGACATTTCAAGCAGTTTTTGTGGCGACTaaaactggctatttttcacgggaagtcaGACCAGATCCACCCGCGATCGTGGCGAGCAAAAGAagtatttcaagccaaaccgTGATGTTCTCCTCACCTAAAGTGGTgaataaacacagtgttgtgacaagaaacaaacagaaaatttaacctaaagaaagaagaaacatccAGTTTTAACTTAcctgttgttttgcagaaaggTTCTTGGCCAACATTTATCCTGATGATTGGGTTGCAATTAAAgtagctccatacagctcatctggtgaAATCCAAGCTCTGAGATACACACTAACACTTTGAGCttcgcagctacagtgaagatttcatcttaaaaaaggatttaaataacatctttttaaattagtttgGGATTACACCAGCCATtatgaagacattttatgtttgtttgtttgttttcaagtattaaatcaagtctccagctacttcagctgtttagcagGATGCtgcagtgaagctccagaaatgttttgtggactgactttccatcagcaattttcatgtttgggtgaactgttcctttaagatctCTCACTTCAGTTAAAGCAGGACACCTCAGTTTAAAAATACTCTGTCACAAATAAAACTCCTGGATTGAATATAAAACTTTATAAGACTTTCTTCTTTTACTTGAGAAACATTATACACCCAGTTAAAGTTTCACTTGTAACGGAGTATTTATGTTACTTCAGCTTCAGTAAAAGGTCTGAATACTTTTATCATTAATCATCACAGATTACTTCAGactgcagacagctgctgggTGGAGTGACAGTTATTCATGAGATGTGGTTCTTGCACATAACGAAGGAAATCACACATATTGTTGAAGCTGAGCTGAACTCTTCCCTCAAAAACTGCACGAGTGAAGCATATTTGCATACATAGGCCGAACTGTCACTGCTGAAACAACAAACTGCCAAACGCAGGATGAGGAAATGAAGTGAAGCAACAGAGTGACTTCACTCCTTTATTGCCTTGCAAATATCCCGGCTGAGCCCTTTGCCCGGACGTATCAGTTCAGTGCTTGCCTGCATCCACCGCTCTATCAGCTGATGGTACGTAGACACACATATGTAGAAGTTTTTAGCtgtttaaactgaaatgttCTCTTTTCCAACAACTGTTGTCAtgaaaagcaggaaatgaaaGGTCTGCGGGGTCATGATCTGACTTGTTGTTTGTGGCGATGGTGTCTAGCTCCTGTTGGGCCAATGAGACTTTGATTGAGGCAACAGCTCAGTTAATGAGTAACACAGAGAAGGTGCAACCTTCAGCAGAGGTTTGTTCAGCTCTTGCTGTGTGACTCATACAGTCACAAGAAGCACAGATCTGTTTATTGTGCTGCCAGGACCGGATAACAGGACTCTGTGGaggtttttgtgtgtttgtgtgaggttgttttgttggttgtgACGGAGAAACAGAGCTGCTATGGTGAGTGATGTGCTTTTTATACAGTGCTGTTTAGTCCTTCATCTCAGACGTCTGTTCAGATATCACAGCTTGATTTTCATCTTGATATGATCTAAAAATGACTCCCTACGGGTCGGTTCATGTTTGCTGACCAGGTTTACTTTGTAAGCAAAGTGCTGGAGGTTTTCTGACAGTCACACAGGCCGCGGTTCACTGATAGAGCCCTTTTCCTGTTAACTCAGTAGCAGGAAGTGAGTCTGGTCACTATAATTGTGACCACAGAGGTCGTTGTTGACTATATTTAACTTCAGAGCGGTTTGACCAGAAGAGCTACACTGATTAGTCTGTTAGATGTCAGCTGTTGAATAAATGGTCGACTGCTTTGattttcaattaatcagttaaaaatgtcaaaattgtctgaatccagcttcttaaatgtccactttgtaagaaagtagGTTTTTAAGTcaaattatgaggaaaaaagtctgaattaagagtttaaagtcagaattatgagtttaaagtcagaattttgaggtcATCCCAAAGGTTCAGTATCCTTTGGGATGGCGACTGACCCGAtttacaatcccaaagcgtcagtattttgGGAATAAGACTTAAAAATCAACCTTCTTTAAAAGTGAACCTTTGACTGTGAATatcagtaaactgaatatcaacagttttctgacactttattgaccaaacaactaatcgattaatcaagaaaataatccacagattaATGGACACCGGTTTGTCCCTGTTTTTTTCACAGGCTGCCGTTAACCCTCAATCCCCGGCTCCCGGCTCGGCGGCTAAACTTGACCAGGTGCAGGGTCAAGTCAACGAGGTGAAAGTCATTCTGACAGACAACATCAGCAAAGTGCTGGAGAGAGGCGACCGACTGGATGATCTGATCGGGAAGACTGACGACCTGCAGGCCTCTGTGAGTGTTTAATCATGATGACCACAGTACAAGTgtgagatacttgtacttgagtatttctgtttcctgccactttatacttcaacagggaaatatttttattccacaacatttatctgacagctgtagtgAGTAGTTACTTTTGAGGGgaagatttaaaaagaaaacacgataagcttataaaatacagtaatttaCATGAGcggttctcaaactttttctcgTTGAGCTCCTCCGTCTGATCAGAGTTCAGCTTTGAGAGGTTTTATTACAGAGTGTTTGAAACCTGAGACCACAAAAGTCAGACATAATGTCTCTGTGCTACTCATGGATGAAATTATAGTAAAGATAAATGATTCCCCTTTTTGCTGGAGACGTCCTGAGGCCCCCTGAACGACCCTCGGGGGTTCTTG
This portion of the Pagrus major chromosome 12, Pma_NU_1.0 genome encodes:
- the LOC141006362 gene encoding vesicle-associated membrane protein 8 isoform X2 codes for the protein MAAVNPQSPAPGSAAKLDQVQGQVNEVKVILTDNISKVLERGDRLDDLIGKTDDLQASADSFQRTSTRVARKYWWKNIKMMIIIGVIVLIVLILIILFATNTI